A single region of the Malus sylvestris chromosome 8, drMalSylv7.2, whole genome shotgun sequence genome encodes:
- the LOC126632592 gene encoding uncharacterized protein LOC126632592, giving the protein MLPLFQMGVDSIVKHISNQQGCGSGNNLSKITLVQPYNVKRAMPCPNCRKIKKGPWLYSNGCRSFLEFSMDDWTHDEDLYDLSYLKWSRSVLSFCERSSYKCRVEVKSILSLMMSCRQIAAL; this is encoded by the exons ATGCTTCCTTTGTTTCAGATGGGAGTTGACTCAATTG tgAAACATATATCaaaccaacaaggttgtggTAGTGGAAATAATCTTTCTAAG ATTACATTGGTTCAGCCTTACAATGTAAAGAGGGCAATGCCATGCCCTAATTGTCGGAAAATCAAGAAAGGTCCGTGGCTTTATTCTAATGGATGTCGTTCATTTCTGGAATTTAGCATGGATGACTGGACACACGATGAGGATCTCTATGATTTAAGTTATCTGAAATG GAGTAGATCGGTATTGAGTTTTTGCGAAAGGTCAAGTTATAAATGTAGAGTTGAGGTCAAAAGCATACTGAGCTTGATGATGAGCTGCAGACAGATAGCAGCCCTGTAA